The following are encoded in a window of Providencia rettgeri genomic DNA:
- a CDS encoding fimbria/pilus outer membrane usher protein gives MKRREFNNKYSNTLSVTCIVTICMLSSFNALGEEETDYEFNSGFIIGSKENIDLKRFNQSGIEPGTYSVDVYTNNNWKGRYDLDFIQKENGQLGVCYTAKMLSDFGINVDKLNPNIKADSLECLSLMQWNNQKDISDAFQTSTLRLDISVPQIYEQRMSRGYVSPQFWDEGIPALNLGYMANYYDTHTSGSHKSNNSSAYIGLNAGLSYGGWLLKHQGNLNWQRRNGTDWNSNQTYLQKPIASIKSKATAGQFYTDGDLFDSIGLRGARLSTDDGMYPDGMTSYAPEIRGVAQSNALVTVKQNDSIIYQTTVAPGPFNLTDVYPSGYGNDLVVTVKEADGSESSFSVPYSSLAQLLRPGFTRYQVSGGKVDTDGLKNKPFVMQGTVQHGLNNTFTIYGGVTAFDDYQAYLIGSGINTGFGAVAVDLTQSRTVFSHDTYLGQSYRFTFNRLFTQTDTNLVLAAYRYSTKDYYSVNNAVRAIDDDKRGIANTLGREKNGFSYTINQNLPDGYGGLYFTGRISSYWDKSGTEKQYQLSYNNHFDRFNYGVSLMRVYTQSNGNKKDDRISLNLSFPLYFGEQNSTTITSYTTFNNETFGSSQLGANGSFDRENNWTYGVNTSVANGGEKNVGLNTGYRTSKVNTSANYSQGKEYRQYGLAANGSVVVHSGGITLTPNISTTIALIEAKGAEGASVMGAQGSKIDGNGYAVAPYVRAYRINNVEIDAKGSSEDIVFENTSSQVVPYEGSVVKVIFGTKVEKNIVYSVIRQGNKPLPFGANVVDHTGESIGIVGQGGSVFISNDEATQAIIKWDSGECSFSLDSESKDKLCQ, from the coding sequence ATGAAACGGCGAGAGTTTAACAATAAATATAGCAATACACTCTCTGTGACCTGCATTGTCACAATTTGCATGCTTTCCTCTTTTAACGCTCTGGGCGAAGAAGAAACTGATTACGAATTTAACAGTGGTTTTATTATTGGTAGTAAAGAAAATATTGACTTAAAACGCTTTAATCAATCTGGTATTGAACCAGGTACATATTCTGTTGATGTCTATACCAATAATAATTGGAAAGGGCGTTACGATCTTGATTTTATTCAAAAAGAGAATGGGCAACTCGGAGTATGTTATACAGCCAAAATGCTATCTGATTTTGGTATTAACGTAGATAAATTAAATCCAAATATTAAAGCAGATAGCTTAGAGTGTTTATCGTTAATGCAGTGGAATAATCAGAAAGATATTTCTGATGCATTCCAAACATCCACATTACGTCTAGATATTTCTGTTCCACAGATTTATGAACAAAGAATGTCTAGAGGTTATGTATCACCACAATTTTGGGATGAAGGAATACCTGCACTTAATTTAGGTTATATGGCGAACTATTATGATACACATACCAGTGGATCACATAAGAGTAATAACTCAAGTGCCTATATAGGGTTAAATGCAGGGTTAAGCTATGGCGGATGGCTACTTAAACATCAAGGGAATTTAAACTGGCAGCGTAGGAATGGCACTGATTGGAATAGTAACCAAACTTATCTGCAAAAACCCATTGCATCAATAAAATCAAAAGCAACAGCAGGGCAGTTTTATACAGACGGAGATTTATTCGATAGCATCGGTTTACGAGGTGCAAGACTGTCAACCGATGATGGTATGTATCCTGATGGTATGACAAGTTACGCCCCAGAAATTAGGGGCGTTGCACAAAGTAATGCGCTTGTCACTGTGAAACAAAACGATTCTATTATTTATCAAACAACCGTAGCGCCAGGGCCATTTAACTTAACGGACGTTTATCCATCAGGCTATGGTAATGATCTGGTTGTTACTGTTAAAGAAGCGGATGGTAGCGAAAGCTCTTTTAGTGTGCCGTACTCGTCACTTGCGCAATTATTGCGCCCAGGATTCACGCGCTATCAAGTTTCTGGGGGTAAAGTTGATACTGATGGTTTGAAAAACAAACCGTTTGTTATGCAAGGAACAGTACAACATGGTTTAAATAATACATTCACGATTTATGGTGGTGTGACGGCATTCGATGATTATCAAGCTTATCTTATTGGTTCAGGGATCAACACTGGGTTTGGGGCGGTTGCGGTAGATTTGACACAATCAAGAACAGTCTTTAGCCATGACACTTATCTTGGTCAAAGCTATCGCTTTACCTTTAACCGATTGTTCACGCAAACAGATACAAACCTTGTTTTAGCTGCATATCGCTACTCTACAAAAGATTACTATAGTGTTAACAATGCGGTACGTGCGATTGATGATGACAAACGTGGAATTGCGAATACTTTAGGCCGTGAAAAAAATGGTTTCAGTTACACGATTAACCAAAATTTACCGGATGGCTATGGAGGTCTTTATTTTACAGGTCGTATTTCGAGCTATTGGGATAAATCAGGAACAGAAAAGCAATATCAATTAAGTTATAACAATCATTTTGATCGTTTTAATTATGGCGTTTCTTTGATGAGAGTTTACACACAAAGCAATGGGAATAAGAAAGATGACCGTATTAGTCTGAACCTAAGCTTCCCACTGTACTTTGGAGAGCAAAACAGCACCACAATTACGTCTTATACCACATTTAATAATGAAACATTTGGTTCGAGCCAATTAGGTGCAAATGGTTCTTTTGATCGCGAAAATAATTGGACCTATGGTGTAAACACCTCAGTTGCAAATGGCGGCGAGAAAAATGTTGGTTTAAATACGGGCTATAGAACGTCAAAGGTGAATACCAGTGCTAACTACAGCCAAGGAAAAGAGTACAGGCAATATGGTTTAGCGGCGAACGGATCTGTCGTGGTTCATTCCGGTGGCATTACACTGACGCCAAATATTTCAACAACAATTGCCTTGATTGAAGCTAAAGGTGCAGAAGGTGCCTCTGTAATGGGAGCGCAAGGCAGTAAAATTGACGGTAATGGATATGCAGTCGCACCTTATGTGCGTGCATACCGTATTAATAACGTTGAAATCGATGCTAAAGGTAGCTCTGAAGACATTGTATTTGAAAATACCTCATCACAAGTTGTGCCTTATGAAGGTAGTGTTGTGAAGGTAATATTCGGTACAAAAGTAGAAAAAAATATTGTTTATAGCGTTATAAGACAAGGCAATAAGCCATTACCTTTTGGTGCCAATGTTGTTGACCATACAGGGGAATCTATTGGAATTGTGGGGCAAGGTGGTTCTGTGTTTATCAGCAATGATGAAGCTACTCAGGCCATTATCAAATGGGATAGTGGTGAATGTTCATTCTCATTAGATTCTGAAAGTAAGGATAAGCTATGTCAATAA